A single genomic interval of Agromyces cerinus harbors:
- a CDS encoding MFS transporter: MKKWSVVAILGAAQFVMVLDGTVMNVSISTVVVDLDTTVTAMQAAITFYTLTMAALMLLGAKLGDVWGRRRAFVIGSCIYALGSLMTALSPNVQVLFLGWSIIEGVGAVLVIPAVAALIADNYEGTDRITAFAVIGAVSGAAVAAGPLIGGFLTTYASWRYVFIGEVVIMFFVVLFTRVIQDRTARQAAHIDVWSVLLSAIGLVFVVLGMLQSKTWGWITPLHSPEIGGVEIAPLGISLCAWLIVAGAGLLALFVRRQRRLSAAGRQPLVDVALFGITRLRSGLAVLGAQYAITAGLFFMVPVYLQMTLGLDALETGLKIFPLSISLILFSIVGTRLSRLWSPRRIVRVGQIALVLSSILLLASVDLELQSFAFGLGMFVAGAALGLLASQLGNVNMSSVSESQTSEVGGLQGVFQNLGSSLGTALIGSVLIGALASTFALGVASSELSAETKALVSEGTESGVAILPAADVAGIADEAGLDAAESAELTRIYTDSQISSLHTAFFALIVIAFFALFFSRGIPNEVIGRKPEKADAPPVT; the protein is encoded by the coding sequence ATGAAGAAGTGGTCCGTTGTCGCGATCCTCGGGGCCGCGCAGTTCGTGATGGTGCTCGACGGCACCGTCATGAACGTGTCGATCTCGACCGTCGTCGTCGACCTCGACACCACGGTCACGGCCATGCAGGCGGCGATCACGTTCTACACGCTCACGATGGCGGCGCTCATGCTGCTCGGCGCGAAGCTCGGCGACGTGTGGGGGCGGCGCCGGGCGTTCGTCATCGGTTCGTGCATCTACGCGCTCGGCTCGCTCATGACCGCGCTCAGCCCGAACGTGCAGGTGCTCTTCCTCGGCTGGTCGATCATCGAGGGCGTCGGCGCGGTGCTCGTGATCCCGGCGGTCGCCGCGCTCATCGCCGACAACTACGAGGGCACCGACCGCATCACCGCCTTCGCGGTCATCGGCGCGGTGTCGGGCGCCGCGGTCGCCGCCGGCCCGCTCATCGGCGGCTTCCTCACGACCTACGCGAGCTGGCGTTACGTGTTCATCGGCGAGGTCGTCATCATGTTCTTCGTCGTGCTGTTCACGCGGGTCATCCAGGACCGCACTGCGCGGCAGGCCGCGCACATCGACGTCTGGAGCGTGCTGCTCTCGGCGATCGGGCTCGTCTTCGTGGTGCTCGGCATGCTGCAGAGCAAGACGTGGGGCTGGATCACGCCGTTGCACTCGCCCGAGATCGGCGGGGTCGAGATCGCCCCGCTCGGCATCTCGCTGTGCGCGTGGCTGATCGTCGCCGGCGCCGGGCTCCTGGCGCTGTTCGTGCGGCGTCAACGCCGCCTCTCGGCCGCCGGTCGCCAGCCGCTCGTCGACGTCGCGCTGTTCGGCATCACCCGGCTCCGCAGCGGCCTCGCGGTGCTCGGGGCGCAGTACGCGATCACGGCCGGCCTGTTCTTCATGGTGCCCGTGTACCTGCAGATGACCCTCGGCCTCGACGCGCTCGAGACGGGCCTGAAGATCTTCCCGCTGTCGATCTCGCTCATCCTCTTCTCGATCGTCGGCACGCGTCTCTCGCGGCTGTGGTCGCCGCGGCGCATCGTGCGCGTGGGCCAGATCGCGCTCGTGCTGAGCTCGATCCTGCTGCTCGCCTCGGTCGACCTCGAACTGCAGAGCTTCGCCTTCGGGCTCGGCATGTTCGTCGCGGGCGCCGCGCTCGGTCTCCTCGCCTCGCAGCTCGGCAATGTCAACATGTCGAGCGTCTCCGAGTCGCAGACGAGCGAGGTCGGCGGCCTGCAAGGGGTCTTCCAGAACCTCGGCTCCTCGCTCGGCACCGCACTCATCGGCTCGGTGCTGATCGGCGCGCTCGCCTCGACCTTCGCGCTCGGGGTGGCATCCAGCGAGCTCTCGGCCGAGACGAAGGCGCTGGTCAGCGAGGGCACCGAGTCCGGTGTCGCGATCCTCCCGGCCGCCGATGTCGCCGGCATCGCCGATGAGGCCGGCCTCGATGCGGCCGAGAGCGCCGAGCTCACCCGCATCTACACCGACTCCCAGATCTCCTCGCTGCACACCGCGTTCTTCGCGCTCATCGTGATCGCGTTCTTCGCCCTCTTCTTCTCGCGGGGCATCCCCAACGAGGTCATTGGCCGGAAGCCGGAGAAAGCGGATGCCCCGCCTGTGACGTGA
- a CDS encoding DUF2306 domain-containing protein translates to MSTGTRTPAAASASDSPRAPGGGKPPSRVGGSVATRAAWTWVLLSSLAIAVYAVVPYLTASLSALSDDGAGLAPNYDRQPGFVQLAFYAHIVAGGVALIVGPLQFWRGLRVRHPRVHRWTGRGYLVAVLIAGVAGLVMAPFNSAGLVGFFGFGALAVLWIVTGWRAYRSIRAGDVASHRAWMMRNFALTYAAVTLRLWIGVLLGVQALPGDFEFEAAFENAYAAVPFLCWIPNLIVAEWLIRRRGLPSYELPAAARQPATTV, encoded by the coding sequence ATGAGCACCGGAACCAGGACCCCAGCAGCCGCATCCGCATCCGACTCGCCGCGAGCGCCGGGAGGAGGGAAGCCGCCGTCCCGCGTCGGCGGCTCGGTCGCGACGCGAGCCGCATGGACGTGGGTGCTGCTGTCGTCGCTCGCGATCGCCGTCTACGCCGTCGTGCCCTATCTCACCGCGTCACTGTCGGCGCTCTCCGATGACGGTGCAGGCCTCGCCCCCAATTACGACCGTCAGCCCGGGTTCGTGCAGCTCGCGTTCTACGCGCACATCGTCGCGGGCGGGGTCGCCCTCATCGTCGGCCCGCTGCAGTTCTGGCGCGGACTGCGCGTGCGGCATCCGCGTGTGCATCGATGGACCGGGCGCGGCTACCTCGTCGCCGTGCTGATCGCCGGCGTCGCCGGGCTCGTCATGGCACCCTTCAACTCGGCCGGCCTCGTGGGGTTCTTCGGGTTCGGCGCGCTCGCGGTGCTCTGGATCGTGACCGGCTGGCGCGCCTACCGCTCGATCAGGGCGGGGGATGTCGCGAGCCACCGCGCCTGGATGATGCGCAACTTCGCCCTGACCTACGCGGCGGTCACGCTGCGGCTCTGGATCGGCGTGCTGCTCGGCGTGCAGGCGCTGCCCGGCGACTTCGAGTTCGAGGCCGCGTTCGAGAACGCCTATGCGGCGGTGCCGTTCCTCTGCTGGATCCCGAACCTGATCGTGGCCGAGTGGCTGATCCGCCGTCGCGGGCTTCCGTCGTACGAGCTGCCGGCGGCGGCGCGGCAGCCCGCCACGACGGTCTGA
- a CDS encoding serine hydrolase domain-containing protein, which yields MAGQTKVARRRGLLVVLLVGALGLSGCTGGAVDPLAGLDPVDAAFDSELSDQLQAVLDEAVRLSGSSGGVAGAWSPWSGEWTGNSGTVDFGEKSEPVSAGTEFHLGTLTGEVTCTVLLRLVEEGRVALDDQVSTYVDWVPGLDGITLGQLCAHTSGVADYYPGLKSHFVSNPERVWPANELLSSGLALPRVGAPGEKWTESRTGVLLLSMALERSTGRTWNDLAAQYVLDPLGLEDTSLPSPTDTDFDDALGAFSAALATNGEADCAVIRDDSDQSSSMGGGAAGAVSSLDDVRRLSAAFATGALLDEATARTQWTPIPLGGEAPAWQSWGLGGAEYGPMRGLAGESPGALTAAFTDPETGLTVVIALNNSTSGGAFVREAAFALASLASKAPPAAEHEQPLVELPWSFEQATTKMKELAKCPTPDPAAEPAPEG from the coding sequence GTGGCTGGCCAGACCAAGGTCGCACGTAGGCGGGGGCTTCTCGTCGTACTGCTCGTCGGAGCGCTCGGATTGTCGGGATGCACCGGCGGTGCCGTCGACCCGTTGGCGGGGCTCGATCCCGTCGACGCCGCCTTCGACAGCGAGCTCTCCGACCAACTGCAGGCGGTGCTCGACGAAGCCGTCAGGCTCAGCGGTTCGAGCGGCGGCGTGGCAGGGGCGTGGTCGCCCTGGTCGGGCGAGTGGACCGGCAACTCGGGCACCGTCGACTTCGGCGAGAAGTCCGAACCGGTCAGCGCCGGCACCGAGTTCCACCTCGGAACGCTCACGGGTGAGGTGACCTGCACCGTGCTGCTGCGCCTCGTCGAGGAAGGCCGTGTGGCGCTCGACGACCAGGTCTCGACGTACGTCGACTGGGTGCCCGGTCTCGACGGCATCACGCTGGGTCAGCTCTGCGCCCACACCTCGGGCGTCGCCGACTACTACCCGGGGCTGAAGAGCCATTTCGTGTCGAATCCCGAGCGCGTCTGGCCGGCCAACGAGCTCCTCTCGAGCGGGCTCGCGCTGCCGCGCGTCGGCGCTCCCGGCGAGAAATGGACCGAGTCGCGCACCGGAGTGCTGCTGCTGTCGATGGCGCTCGAGCGCAGCACGGGCCGCACATGGAACGATCTCGCCGCGCAATACGTCCTGGATCCGCTCGGGCTCGAGGACACGTCGTTGCCGTCGCCGACCGACACCGACTTCGACGACGCCCTCGGCGCCTTCTCGGCCGCACTCGCCACGAACGGCGAGGCCGATTGCGCCGTCATCCGCGATGACTCCGATCAGTCGAGCTCGATGGGCGGCGGCGCGGCGGGCGCGGTGTCGAGTCTCGACGACGTGCGTCGTCTCAGCGCCGCGTTCGCGACGGGTGCGCTGCTCGACGAGGCGACGGCACGCACGCAGTGGACGCCCATCCCCTTGGGCGGCGAGGCTCCCGCGTGGCAGAGCTGGGGGCTCGGTGGTGCGGAGTACGGTCCGATGCGCGGTCTCGCCGGCGAGTCGCCCGGCGCGCTGACGGCCGCGTTCACCGATCCCGAGACCGGGCTCACCGTCGTCATCGCGCTGAACAACTCGACCTCGGGTGGCGCCTTCGTCCGAGAGGCGGCCTTCGCCCTCGCGTCGCTCGCGTCCAAGGCTCCGCCGGCCGCCGAGCACGAGCAGCCGCTCGTCGAACTGCCGTGGTCGTTCGAGCAGGCGACGACCAAGATGAAGGAACTGGCCAAGTGTCCGACACCGGATCCCGCGGCCGAACCGGCGCCCGAGGGCTGA
- a CDS encoding ATP-dependent DNA helicase, protein MQNVTLSREQAAVFQAIEGTREHVFVTGRAGTGKSTLLNHLNWNTQKQIVICAPTGVAALNVGGQTIHSLFRLPIGVIADHDIEQNDTVRKILNAMDTLVIDEVSMVNADLLDAMDRSLRQARQRPLEPFGGAQVVLFGDPYQLAPVPGDADERAYFADTYDSMWFFDAKVWRETDLRIFELGEIHRQHDDEFKHMLNAVRHGMVTAEIAGVLNSVGARRPLPEQGAITLATRNDTVNRINRTQLHRLPGQSQGNEAEVNGDFGGRAFPADENLELKLGAQVMFLRNDTAIGPEGQRWVNGTIGTVTSLDRVVRVDVGGEEHEVEQVTWEKYKYTWDPIRKKLEKQIVAEFTQFPLKLAWAVTIHKSQGASYDTAIVDLGQRVFSPGQTYVALSRLTSLEGLYLERPLRPSDIIVDRNVERFMSGADREITVPHR, encoded by the coding sequence GTGCAGAACGTCACCCTCAGCCGAGAACAGGCCGCGGTGTTCCAGGCCATCGAGGGCACGCGCGAGCACGTCTTCGTCACCGGTCGCGCCGGTACCGGCAAGTCGACCCTGCTGAACCATCTGAACTGGAACACGCAGAAGCAGATCGTCATCTGCGCGCCGACGGGCGTCGCCGCGCTGAACGTCGGCGGGCAGACGATCCATTCGCTCTTCCGGCTGCCGATCGGGGTCATCGCCGACCACGACATCGAGCAGAACGACACGGTGCGAAAGATCCTGAACGCCATGGACACGCTCGTGATCGACGAGGTCTCGATGGTCAACGCCGACCTGCTCGACGCGATGGACCGGTCGCTCCGCCAGGCCAGGCAGCGCCCCCTCGAGCCGTTCGGGGGAGCGCAGGTCGTGCTGTTCGGCGACCCGTACCAGCTCGCACCCGTGCCGGGGGACGCCGACGAGCGCGCCTACTTCGCCGACACCTACGACTCGATGTGGTTCTTCGACGCGAAGGTGTGGCGCGAGACCGACCTGCGCATCTTCGAGCTCGGCGAGATCCACCGCCAGCACGACGACGAGTTCAAGCACATGCTGAACGCGGTGCGGCACGGGATGGTGACGGCCGAGATCGCGGGTGTGCTCAACAGTGTCGGCGCGCGGCGGCCGCTGCCCGAGCAGGGTGCCATCACCCTCGCCACCCGCAACGACACCGTCAACCGCATCAACCGCACGCAGCTGCACCGGCTGCCGGGGCAGTCGCAGGGCAACGAGGCCGAGGTGAACGGCGACTTCGGCGGCCGGGCGTTCCCCGCCGATGAGAACCTCGAGCTGAAGCTCGGTGCGCAGGTCATGTTCCTCCGCAACGACACCGCGATCGGGCCCGAGGGCCAGCGCTGGGTGAACGGCACGATCGGCACCGTCACCTCACTCGATCGCGTCGTGCGCGTCGACGTCGGCGGCGAGGAGCACGAAGTCGAGCAGGTCACCTGGGAGAAGTACAAGTACACCTGGGATCCGATCCGCAAGAAGCTCGAGAAGCAGATCGTCGCGGAGTTCACGCAGTTCCCGTTGAAACTGGCTTGGGCGGTGACCATCCACAAGTCGCAGGGCGCGAGCTACGACACGGCGATCGTCGACCTCGGCCAGCGGGTCTTCAGCCCCGGGCAGACGTATGTGGCGCTGAGTCGTCTGACGTCGCTCGAGGGGCTCTACCTCGAGCGTCCGCTGCGGCCGAGCGACATCATCGTCGATCGCAACGTCGAGCGGTTCATGTCGGGCGCCGATCGCGAGATCACCGTGCCGCATCGCTGA
- a CDS encoding SHOCT domain-containing protein yields MFFLNSIWDWFWFCFWVFAYVAYLFVLVYVLIDIFRDHKLNGWFKALWVIFLVFVPFVTALVYLIARGKGMAERSARKQVEYEEYSEDEIRKMSFANPAEEIAKAQSLREQGLITDGEFEALKNKALGGKY; encoded by the coding sequence ATGTTCTTCCTCAACAGCATCTGGGACTGGTTCTGGTTCTGCTTCTGGGTGTTCGCCTACGTCGCCTACCTGTTCGTGCTCGTCTACGTGCTGATCGACATCTTCCGCGACCACAAGCTCAACGGCTGGTTCAAGGCCCTGTGGGTGATCTTCCTCGTCTTCGTGCCGTTCGTGACGGCATTGGTCTACCTGATCGCCCGGGGCAAGGGCATGGCCGAGCGCTCGGCTCGCAAGCAGGTGGAGTACGAGGAGTACTCGGAGGACGAGATCCGGAAGATGTCGTTCGCGAACCCGGCAGAGGAGATCGCGAAGGCGCAGTCGCTGCGCGAGCAGGGGCTCATCACCGACGGCGAGTTCGAGGCGCTGAAGAACAAGGCGCTCGGCGGCAAGTACTGA
- a CDS encoding DUF2252 domain-containing protein, with protein MNTHHEASDAVGTARGAAAPPPEPLPDPTDFAARAEWGRTARRRSPRPDHANWAPTADRPDPVALLEEQATSRVPELIPIRHARMMVSPFTFYRGAALIMAADLARTADSGITVQICGDAHLSNFGVFGSPERKLVFDINDFDETLPGPWEWDLKRLAASFEIGCRSRGFSGAERREVTIAAVRGYRERMHRAAESRVLDAWYDRLDADTLAEWVRTERLSGHAEKEQVKRTDSILAKARTRDSMKAFSKLVRVIDGELRIAGDPPLIVPVEDLAPVGRTRADDELAMRDLLRDYRTTLPLSRHPLEEFTYLHMARKVVGVGSVGTRAWIVLLRGRDDGDPLLLQAKEAQASVLERFLAPSAYDHHGERVVRGQRTMQAASDIFLGWQRATGHDGVDRDFYLRQLHDWKGSFDIEASVPSGAKLYARVCGETLARAHARSGDRVAIAGYLGGSDRFDEAIADFAVAYADQNERDYRAFVAAVESGRLEAASEV; from the coding sequence ATGAACACGCACCACGAGGCATCCGATGCCGTCGGAACGGCCCGCGGGGCCGCTGCGCCGCCGCCCGAACCGCTGCCCGATCCGACCGACTTCGCGGCTCGGGCCGAGTGGGGGCGCACCGCGCGCCGGCGCTCGCCACGCCCCGACCACGCGAACTGGGCGCCGACCGCCGACCGACCCGACCCGGTGGCGCTGCTCGAGGAACAGGCGACGAGCCGCGTGCCCGAGCTCATCCCGATCCGTCACGCGCGCATGATGGTCTCGCCGTTCACGTTCTACCGCGGGGCGGCGCTGATCATGGCGGCCGACCTCGCGCGCACGGCCGACTCGGGCATCACGGTGCAGATCTGCGGTGACGCGCACCTGTCGAACTTCGGCGTCTTCGGCTCGCCCGAGCGCAAGCTCGTCTTCGACATCAACGACTTCGACGAGACGCTGCCGGGGCCATGGGAGTGGGACCTCAAGCGGCTCGCTGCGAGCTTCGAGATCGGCTGCCGCTCGCGCGGCTTCTCCGGTGCCGAACGCCGCGAGGTGACGATCGCGGCCGTGCGCGGCTATCGCGAGCGGATGCATCGGGCGGCCGAGTCCCGCGTGCTCGACGCCTGGTACGACCGCCTCGATGCCGACACGCTCGCCGAGTGGGTGCGTACCGAGCGGCTCTCCGGCCACGCCGAGAAGGAGCAGGTCAAGCGCACCGATTCGATCCTCGCGAAGGCGAGGACCCGCGACAGCATGAAGGCCTTCTCGAAGCTCGTGCGCGTCATCGACGGTGAGCTGCGCATCGCCGGGGACCCGCCGCTCATCGTGCCGGTCGAAGACCTCGCGCCGGTCGGCCGCACGCGCGCCGACGACGAGCTGGCGATGCGCGATCTGCTGCGCGACTATCGCACGACGCTGCCGCTGTCGAGACATCCGCTCGAGGAGTTCACCTACCTGCACATGGCCCGCAAGGTCGTGGGTGTCGGCAGCGTCGGCACCAGGGCATGGATCGTGCTGTTGCGGGGCCGTGACGATGGCGATCCATTGCTGCTCCAGGCGAAGGAGGCGCAGGCATCGGTGCTCGAGCGCTTCCTCGCACCGAGTGCGTACGACCATCACGGCGAACGCGTCGTACGCGGCCAGAGGACGATGCAGGCGGCCAGCGACATCTTCCTCGGCTGGCAGCGCGCCACCGGCCACGACGGGGTCGATCGCGACTTCTATCTGCGCCAGTTGCACGACTGGAAGGGTTCGTTCGACATCGAGGCCAGCGTGCCGTCGGGCGCGAAGCTGTATGCGCGGGTCTGCGGCGAGACGCTCGCGCGAGCCCACGCCCGATCGGGCGACCGGGTCGCGATCGCCGGTTACCTCGGTGGCAGTGACCGCTTCGACGAGGCCATCGCCGACTTCGCGGTGGCGTACGCCGACCAGAACGAACGTGACTACCGAGCGTTCGTCGCGGCCGTGGAATCGGGTCGGCTGGAGGCGGCGTCCGAGGTGTAG
- a CDS encoding class II glutamine amidotransferase: MCRWLAYAGEPLQPSLVILDAQHSLVAQSLDSPLGAETVNGDGFGFGWYPVGSTEGSLPSIFHSVEPAWNDENLREITDAVESPLFFSHVRAAAGPPIQRTNCHPFRYLNWLFMHNGVIHGFHELKRDLTFAVDRSLYPHIQGTTDSEVLFHLALTFGLLDDPIAGMRKAVQFVEEIGRARGVDHPMQGTIALADGATIWAFRYSSEGRSRTLFHSVDIPTLQEMYPDLPRLKLFGQRARVVVSEPLNDLPGAFLEVPESTVAILGAEGYHYEPFMGSTVPA; encoded by the coding sequence ATGTGTCGTTGGCTCGCTTACGCGGGAGAACCGCTCCAACCATCGCTCGTCATCCTCGACGCGCAGCATTCGCTCGTCGCCCAGTCGCTCGACTCGCCGCTCGGTGCCGAGACGGTCAACGGCGACGGGTTCGGATTCGGCTGGTATCCCGTCGGTTCGACGGAGGGGAGCCTGCCGTCGATCTTCCACAGCGTCGAACCTGCGTGGAACGACGAGAACCTGCGCGAGATCACCGACGCGGTCGAGAGCCCGTTGTTCTTCAGTCACGTTCGCGCGGCCGCCGGGCCGCCGATCCAGCGCACCAACTGTCATCCGTTCCGGTATCTCAACTGGCTGTTCATGCACAACGGCGTGATCCACGGGTTCCACGAGTTGAAGCGCGATCTCACCTTCGCCGTCGACCGCTCGCTCTACCCGCACATCCAGGGCACCACGGATTCCGAGGTGCTCTTCCACCTCGCCCTCACGTTCGGCCTCCTCGACGACCCGATCGCCGGCATGAGGAAGGCCGTGCAGTTCGTCGAGGAGATCGGTCGGGCGCGCGGTGTCGACCACCCGATGCAGGGCACGATCGCGCTCGCCGACGGTGCGACGATCTGGGCGTTCCGGTATTCCTCCGAGGGCAGGTCGCGCACGCTCTTCCACTCCGTCGACATCCCGACGCTGCAGGAGATGTACCCGGATCTCCCGCGCCTGAAGCTCTTCGGCCAGCGGGCGCGCGTCGTGGTCTCCGAGCCGCTCAACGACCTGCCCGGCGCCTTCCTCGAGGTGCCGGAGTCGACGGTCGCGATCCTCGGCGCCGAGGGATACCACTACGAGCCGTTCATGGGCAGCACGGTACCGGCCTGA